Proteins encoded by one window of Microbacterium testaceum:
- a CDS encoding acyltransferase family protein → MRTELSPSTPDVSRRDLTLDLARVTAVCFVVVVHLLQVGVGRGPDGAIVTSRPAEMQPWFDTATWFGQIMPLFFVVGGFASAAGWATWTSRGGDARGFIRSRALRLAQPALPLFLVVAAVLVVAALVGVDPSLVDAAVVGVGMPLWFLAAYLLCQAVVPLTTHWHEVAPRRTVAMLLVAVMAVDALRFASGVQELGYANLLFVWPLIQQLGYWYRDGWFDRRSSLSLLGLAAGSYLVVGAIVVWGPYSNNMLANLNPPTLPLVLFGLAQACLLRLAKPVLTALMRTRVAQAIVFVIGSRLMTVYLWHLPVILIVSGVALLIPGAAPTPASPEWWATRPLVFAATAVVLWLLSLVLVRFEALGELPPPPGPVVLAVAWVCAFLPPFAVTLEGMNTVLAVSGAVLYAVSVILLRAGRRRAAG, encoded by the coding sequence ATGCGCACTGAGCTCTCTCCGTCGACGCCCGACGTCTCGCGCCGCGACCTCACGCTCGATCTCGCCCGCGTCACGGCCGTGTGCTTCGTGGTCGTCGTGCACCTGCTCCAGGTGGGCGTCGGTCGGGGTCCCGACGGCGCCATCGTGACCTCGCGACCCGCCGAGATGCAGCCGTGGTTCGACACCGCGACCTGGTTCGGGCAGATCATGCCGCTCTTCTTCGTCGTGGGCGGTTTCGCCTCCGCCGCCGGCTGGGCGACGTGGACGAGTCGGGGTGGCGACGCGCGCGGCTTCATCCGCTCCCGCGCTCTGCGCCTCGCGCAACCGGCGCTTCCGCTGTTCCTCGTCGTCGCGGCCGTCCTCGTGGTCGCCGCCCTCGTCGGAGTGGATCCGTCGCTCGTCGATGCCGCGGTGGTGGGAGTGGGGATGCCGCTGTGGTTCCTCGCGGCGTACCTGCTCTGCCAGGCCGTCGTGCCGCTCACGACGCACTGGCACGAGGTCGCGCCCCGCCGCACGGTCGCGATGCTTCTGGTCGCGGTGATGGCGGTCGACGCGCTGCGCTTCGCCTCGGGGGTCCAAGAGCTGGGGTACGCGAACCTGTTGTTCGTCTGGCCCCTGATCCAACAGCTGGGCTACTGGTACCGCGACGGATGGTTCGACCGCCGTTCGTCGCTGTCTCTTCTCGGTCTCGCGGCCGGCAGTTATCTCGTCGTCGGTGCCATCGTGGTCTGGGGGCCCTACTCGAACAACATGCTCGCCAACCTCAACCCGCCGACGCTCCCGCTCGTGCTGTTCGGTCTCGCGCAGGCCTGCCTGCTGCGTCTCGCCAAGCCCGTTCTCACCGCCCTGATGCGCACGAGGGTCGCCCAGGCGATCGTGTTCGTGATCGGCTCCCGGCTGATGACGGTCTACCTGTGGCACCTACCCGTCATCCTCATCGTCTCGGGTGTCGCCCTGTTGATCCCCGGCGCCGCACCTACGCCGGCGAGCCCGGAGTGGTGGGCGACCCGCCCCCTCGTCTTCGCCGCGACGGCCGTGGTGCTGTGGCTGCTCTCGCTGGTCCTGGTCCGCTTCGAGGCGCTGGGCGAGCTGCCCCCGCCTCCGGGCCCTGTGGTGCTCGCGGTCGCGTGGGTGTGTGCGTTCCTCCCGCCGTTCGCCGTCACGCTGGAGGGCATGAACACGGTGCTGGCGGTATCGGGAGCCGTGCTCTACGCGGTATCGGTGATTCTTCTCCGTGCGGGGCGACGTCGCGCCGCCGGCTGA
- the pknB gene encoding Stk1 family PASTA domain-containing Ser/Thr kinase, giving the protein MTTETRVLSGRYRVDDLIGRGGMASVYRGYDQTLGRTVAIKVLKADLAGDAAFRTRFRLEAQAASRMAHPTIVRVFDAGEDVETGVDGHERPVPYIVMELVHGRLLKDVIAEGPVPTDDALRYVDGILEALEYSHRAGVVHRDIKPGNVMITDSGRVKVMDFGIARAVSDSSSTVAETTAIVGTAAYFSPEQAKGESVDARADLYSTGVVLYELLTGRPPFRGDTPVAVAYQHVSEAPVPPSEIVETVPRALDAIVLRALAKDPFQRPQDAASFREALDDTVDGKGPTKRQMSALSNELYGPNPRQAAETARSLRQLSTDTTMRRTQPGPPVAWIWAGVTVLAVLLVAVLIWVMQIQPSNDVPTSAYTVPNVVDMSYDRAVETLEGQQLTTSRVNESDEKVAAGNVVSTVPEAGTNVTAGQRITVYVSTGPDTATVPTLDGITESEARTALQNAGLSVGSIRRQDDPALAAGTIISSSVESGAEVAKGTTVNLVVASGQVVIVDYTGYTLEAAQRELESDAKQLTVKTQQDPGCKAATPPTVKTQSLAPGEVPVHSEITLTVCSGA; this is encoded by the coding sequence GTGACCACTGAGACGCGCGTCCTTTCCGGGCGCTACCGCGTCGACGACCTCATCGGTCGCGGCGGCATGGCCAGCGTCTATCGCGGGTACGACCAGACGCTCGGGCGCACGGTCGCGATCAAGGTCCTGAAGGCCGATCTGGCGGGCGACGCCGCTTTCCGCACGCGGTTCCGGCTCGAGGCGCAGGCGGCCTCGCGCATGGCCCACCCCACGATCGTGCGGGTCTTCGACGCGGGTGAGGACGTCGAGACGGGCGTCGACGGCCACGAGCGCCCGGTTCCGTACATCGTCATGGAACTCGTGCACGGCCGTCTGCTCAAGGACGTCATCGCCGAGGGGCCCGTGCCCACCGACGACGCGCTGCGGTACGTCGACGGCATCCTGGAGGCTCTGGAGTACTCGCACCGTGCCGGCGTCGTGCACCGCGACATCAAGCCCGGAAACGTGATGATCACCGACTCCGGACGCGTCAAGGTGATGGACTTCGGCATCGCCCGCGCGGTGTCCGACTCCTCGTCCACGGTCGCCGAGACCACGGCCATCGTCGGCACGGCGGCGTACTTCTCGCCCGAGCAGGCCAAGGGCGAGTCCGTCGACGCCCGCGCCGACCTCTACTCCACGGGCGTCGTGCTGTACGAGCTCCTCACGGGTCGACCCCCGTTCCGCGGCGACACCCCCGTGGCCGTCGCCTACCAGCATGTCAGCGAGGCCCCGGTCCCGCCCAGCGAGATTGTCGAGACGGTACCTCGCGCGCTCGACGCCATCGTCCTCCGCGCCCTCGCGAAGGACCCGTTCCAGCGCCCGCAGGACGCCGCGAGCTTCCGCGAAGCCCTCGACGATACCGTCGACGGCAAGGGCCCCACCAAGCGCCAGATGTCGGCGCTGTCGAACGAACTGTACGGTCCGAACCCGCGTCAAGCGGCTGAGACCGCGCGTTCGCTGCGGCAGCTCAGCACCGACACCACGATGCGCCGCACGCAGCCCGGCCCCCCGGTGGCCTGGATCTGGGCGGGCGTGACCGTGCTCGCCGTGCTCCTCGTGGCCGTCCTCATCTGGGTCATGCAGATCCAGCCGAGCAACGACGTGCCCACCAGCGCATACACGGTCCCCAACGTCGTCGACATGTCGTACGACCGCGCGGTCGAGACGCTCGAGGGCCAGCAGCTGACCACCAGTCGCGTGAACGAGTCCGACGAGAAGGTCGCCGCCGGAAATGTCGTGAGCACGGTCCCCGAGGCCGGGACGAATGTCACCGCCGGGCAGAGGATCACGGTCTACGTCTCGACCGGACCCGATACGGCCACGGTTCCGACCCTCGACGGGATCACCGAGAGCGAGGCGCGGACAGCGCTGCAGAACGCGGGACTGTCGGTCGGCTCGATCCGCCGCCAGGATGATCCCGCTCTCGCCGCCGGAACGATCATCTCCTCGAGCGTCGAGTCGGGTGCCGAGGTCGCGAAGGGCACCACGGTGAACCTCGTGGTCGCCAGCGGACAGGTGGTCATCGTCGACTACACCGGCTACACCCTCGAGGCGGCCCAGCGCGAGCTGGAGTCCGACGCGAAGCAGTTGACGGTCAAGACGCAGCAGGATCCCGGCTGCAAGGCCGCGACGCCCCCGACGGTCAAGACGCAGTCTCTCGCCCCGGGTGAGGTCCCGGTGCACAGCGAGATCACGCTGACGGTGTGTTCGGGCGCCTGA
- a CDS encoding DNA helicase: protein MGLSRKSKKELRKLQKHAAKVWESQQVLLGESGKVAREAGHQLGRFSREDLVPAVQDGYNKYAAPYVDKSVKYSNRFLSHKVVPAAGAVVGGAMSVWDAAGDTRDRLAKGRGFELDAHKYAKRAEKYGKQASKRLAKKLPSQHDGIGAGGVIAIILGVVAAAGVAYAAWQTLRADDELWVADDPLRAPDA from the coding sequence GTGGGCCTCAGCCGCAAGAGCAAGAAGGAACTGCGCAAGCTCCAGAAGCACGCCGCGAAGGTGTGGGAGTCGCAGCAGGTGCTGCTGGGCGAGAGCGGGAAGGTCGCTCGTGAAGCCGGCCACCAGCTCGGTCGCTTCAGCCGCGAAGACCTCGTCCCCGCCGTGCAGGACGGGTACAACAAGTACGCCGCTCCGTACGTCGACAAGAGCGTGAAGTACAGCAACCGCTTCCTCAGCCACAAGGTGGTCCCCGCGGCCGGTGCCGTGGTCGGCGGAGCGATGTCGGTGTGGGACGCAGCGGGCGACACCCGCGACCGTCTCGCCAAGGGTCGCGGCTTCGAGCTCGACGCCCACAAGTACGCCAAGCGTGCCGAGAAGTACGGCAAGCAGGCGTCGAAGCGTCTCGCCAAGAAGCTTCCGTCGCAGCACGACGGCATCGGCGCCGGCGGCGTCATCGCCATCATCCTCGGCGTGGTCGCCGCTGCCGGCGTCGCGTACGCCGCGTGGCAGACGCTGCGCGCCGACGACGAGCTGTGGGTGGCGGACGACCCGCTGCGCGCGCCGGACGCGTGA
- a CDS encoding cell division protein CrgA: MARTGKGEDPIAERNEGGSAPNPVWFLPIMIGLMLIGLVWVLVFYLSNSQFPIPGIGPWNLVIGFGIAFVGFLMTTKWR; this comes from the coding sequence ATGGCTCGAACTGGCAAAGGCGAAGACCCGATCGCTGAGCGCAACGAAGGCGGATCGGCTCCGAACCCGGTGTGGTTCCTGCCCATCATGATCGGCCTCATGCTCATCGGCCTCGTGTGGGTGCTGGTGTTCTATCTCAGCAACTCGCAGTTCCCGATCCCCGGCATCGGTCCGTGGAACCTCGTGATCGGCTTCGGCATCGCGTTCGTCGGGTTCCTCATGACCACGAAGTGGCGCTGA
- a CDS encoding rhomboid family intramembrane serine protease, producing MSTTEEFRRNSDNFCYRHPDRQSFVLCQRCMRTVCSECRTPAAVGVICPECMAQQRAAQTPAQKKAQRRWASRPMSVVSSGRPQMTLGIIAVTGLVYIIGLIPGVGGVVSNLLAFNSLYVLPQAGFIEPWRLFTVALVHSGFFHVGLNMLALWFIGRSLEPLLGRARFLVLYLIGALGGSVAVALLAPGVWTVGASGAIFALFGALLVIGRHIGADIRVIAVLITINFAWPFVIAGLNAIGSGDFAGSLAAVGISWQAHLGGLITGAGVGLIYARTRAATQKRVQIVLLVVLSVLLIALLAIPAVFYV from the coding sequence GTGTCCACGACTGAGGAGTTCCGTCGCAACAGCGACAACTTCTGTTACCGGCATCCCGACCGGCAGAGCTTCGTGCTGTGCCAGCGGTGCATGCGCACCGTGTGTTCGGAGTGCCGCACACCCGCCGCCGTCGGCGTCATCTGCCCGGAGTGCATGGCGCAGCAACGCGCCGCGCAGACCCCCGCGCAGAAGAAGGCTCAGCGCCGCTGGGCCTCTCGGCCCATGTCGGTCGTCTCGTCCGGCCGACCGCAGATGACCCTCGGCATCATCGCCGTCACGGGCCTGGTCTACATCATCGGGCTCATCCCGGGCGTGGGCGGCGTCGTGTCGAACCTGCTCGCGTTCAACAGCCTCTACGTGCTGCCGCAGGCCGGTTTCATCGAGCCGTGGCGCCTGTTCACCGTGGCCCTCGTCCACAGCGGGTTCTTCCACGTGGGCCTGAACATGCTCGCTCTCTGGTTCATCGGGCGCAGCCTCGAGCCGCTGCTCGGTCGCGCGCGGTTCCTGGTGCTCTACCTGATCGGTGCCCTCGGCGGATCGGTCGCCGTCGCGCTCCTCGCCCCCGGGGTGTGGACCGTGGGTGCGTCCGGTGCGATCTTCGCGCTCTTCGGCGCCCTGCTCGTGATCGGACGCCACATCGGCGCGGACATCCGCGTCATCGCCGTGTTGATCACCATCAACTTCGCATGGCCGTTCGTGATCGCCGGTCTCAACGCGATCGGATCGGGCGACTTCGCCGGCTCACTCGCCGCGGTGGGGATCTCGTGGCAGGCGCACCTGGGCGGATTGATCACCGGCGCCGGCGTCGGACTGATCTACGCGCGAACGCGCGCAGCGACGCAGAAGCGGGTGCAGATCGTCTTGCTCGTCGTTCTCAGCGTGCTCCTGATCGCACTGCTCGCGATCCCGGCTGTGTTCTACGTCTGA
- a CDS encoding DUF3566 domain-containing protein — MSTVADKLAKKSTHKTPAKQVRLRLVYIDFWSAVKLSFLAAVALAIVTVVSYFLIYLVVSATLLTKLDEFFTSFTDGGATLSQYVGLPQVMAFAAIVAILNLVIVTVLGAVMAGIYNLAVKVTGGLLVGFTSN, encoded by the coding sequence ATGAGCACGGTAGCCGACAAGCTCGCCAAGAAGTCGACTCACAAGACCCCCGCCAAGCAGGTCCGCCTGCGTCTGGTGTACATCGACTTCTGGTCGGCGGTGAAGCTGTCGTTCCTGGCGGCGGTCGCTCTGGCCATCGTCACCGTCGTGTCGTACTTCCTCATCTACCTCGTCGTCTCGGCGACGCTGCTGACGAAGCTCGATGAGTTCTTCACGAGCTTCACCGACGGTGGGGCGACCCTGTCGCAGTACGTGGGCCTGCCGCAGGTGATGGCGTTCGCCGCCATCGTCGCCATTCTCAACCTCGTCATCGTCACCGTGCTCGGCGCCGTGATGGCGGGTATCTACAACCTGGCGGTGAAGGTCACCGGTGGCCTTCTCGTCGGGTTCACCTCGAACTGA
- the gyrA gene encoding DNA gyrase subunit A: MADDTTPGPADAREESAHNHGKIDQVDLQLEMQRSYLDYAMSVIVGRALPDVRDGLKPVHRRVIYGMYDGGFRPDKSFSKCARVVGEVMGHYHPHGDAPIYDALVRLVQPWSLRYPLALGQGNFGSPGNQGAAAPRYTETKMAPLALEMVRDIEEETVDFEDNYDGQTQEPTVLPARFPNLLVNGSVGIAVGMATNIPPHNLREVAAGALWALENPDATREELLEALMERIPGPDFPTHAQILGTRGIKDAYRTGRGSITMRAVVNIEEIQGRTCLVITELPYQVNPDNVAVKIGDLAREGKITGVADIRDESSGRTGQRLVVVLKRDAVAKVVLNNLYKHTQLQENFGANMLAIVDGVPRTLSLDGFISLWIDHQVEVIVRRTRYRLRKAEERMHILRGYLKALDALDEVIALIRRSPTAQDANEGLQKLLDIDDIQAQAILDMQLRRLAALERQKIVDEATELEARIADYNDILATPARQRTIIRDELTAIVDRFGDDRRTEILHGFDGDVSIEDLIAEEEMVVTVTRDGYIKRTRSDNYRSQHRGGKGVKGAQLRADDVVEHFFVTTTHHWLLFFTNKGRVYRSKAYEVPEAGRDAKGQHVANLLALQPDEEIAQILDIRDYSVATYLVLATRNGLVKKTRLDEYDTNRQGGVIAIKLRGQVADDTDDAEQGGADELVSAMLVDEGDDILLISRLGQSLRFSATDSALRPMGRSTSGVKGMDFREGDSLLSASVAKDDEFVFVVTEGGYAKRTAVTEYRMQNRGGLGIKVARLTDDRGVLAGGMMVSEGDEVLVVLASGKVVRSAVAEVPAKGRDTMGVVFARAGGDDRIIAIARNAERNLTETTETITEPTASSADEADASSSETPEESTDA, translated from the coding sequence ATGGCTGACGACACCACTCCCGGGCCCGCCGACGCGCGCGAAGAAAGCGCTCACAACCACGGCAAGATCGACCAGGTCGACCTGCAGCTCGAGATGCAGCGGAGCTACCTCGACTACGCGATGAGCGTCATCGTCGGGCGCGCCCTGCCCGACGTGCGCGACGGTCTCAAGCCCGTGCACCGCCGTGTGATCTACGGCATGTACGACGGCGGCTTCCGCCCCGACAAGTCGTTCTCGAAGTGCGCCCGCGTCGTCGGCGAGGTCATGGGTCACTACCACCCGCACGGTGACGCCCCCATCTACGACGCCCTCGTGCGTCTCGTGCAGCCGTGGTCGCTGCGCTACCCGCTGGCCCTCGGCCAGGGCAACTTCGGCTCACCCGGCAACCAGGGCGCGGCCGCTCCGCGTTACACCGAGACCAAGATGGCCCCCCTCGCGCTTGAGATGGTGCGCGACATCGAAGAAGAGACCGTCGACTTCGAGGACAACTACGACGGCCAGACGCAGGAGCCCACGGTCCTGCCGGCGCGCTTCCCGAACCTGCTGGTCAACGGCTCGGTCGGCATCGCCGTCGGTATGGCCACGAACATCCCGCCGCACAACCTGCGCGAGGTCGCGGCCGGCGCCCTCTGGGCCCTCGAGAACCCGGATGCCACGCGCGAAGAGCTGCTCGAGGCGCTCATGGAGCGCATCCCCGGCCCCGACTTCCCCACGCACGCCCAGATCCTCGGTACCCGTGGCATCAAGGACGCGTACCGCACCGGGCGCGGCTCGATCACGATGCGCGCCGTGGTCAACATCGAAGAGATCCAGGGCCGCACGTGCCTCGTGATCACCGAGCTGCCCTACCAGGTCAACCCCGACAACGTCGCCGTCAAGATAGGCGACCTCGCCCGCGAGGGCAAGATCACGGGCGTCGCCGACATCCGCGACGAGAGCTCGGGTCGCACCGGTCAGCGCCTGGTCGTCGTGCTCAAGCGCGATGCGGTCGCGAAGGTCGTGCTGAACAACCTCTACAAGCACACCCAGCTGCAGGAGAACTTCGGCGCCAACATGCTGGCGATCGTCGACGGCGTGCCGCGCACGCTCTCGCTCGACGGCTTCATCAGCCTGTGGATCGACCACCAGGTCGAGGTCATCGTCCGCCGCACGCGTTACCGCCTGCGCAAGGCCGAAGAACGCATGCACATCCTGCGCGGCTACCTCAAGGCGCTCGACGCGCTCGACGAGGTCATCGCGCTCATCCGTCGCTCGCCGACTGCTCAGGATGCCAACGAGGGGCTGCAGAAGCTCCTCGACATCGACGACATCCAGGCGCAGGCGATCCTCGACATGCAGCTGCGTCGTCTCGCCGCCCTCGAGCGCCAGAAGATCGTCGACGAGGCGACCGAGCTCGAAGCTCGCATCGCGGACTACAACGACATCCTCGCCACGCCCGCCCGCCAGCGCACCATCATCCGCGACGAGCTGACGGCGATCGTCGACCGCTTCGGCGACGACCGTCGCACCGAGATCCTGCACGGATTCGACGGCGACGTGTCGATCGAAGACCTCATCGCCGAAGAAGAGATGGTCGTCACCGTCACCCGCGACGGCTACATCAAGCGCACGCGCAGCGACAACTACCGCTCGCAGCACCGCGGCGGCAAGGGCGTGAAGGGTGCGCAGCTGCGCGCCGACGACGTGGTCGAGCACTTCTTCGTCACCACGACCCACCACTGGCTGCTGTTCTTCACGAACAAGGGCCGCGTGTACCGCTCCAAGGCGTACGAAGTCCCCGAGGCCGGGCGCGATGCGAAGGGTCAGCACGTCGCGAACCTGCTCGCGCTGCAGCCCGACGAAGAGATCGCCCAGATCCTCGACATCCGCGACTACAGCGTCGCCACGTACCTCGTGCTCGCCACCCGCAACGGGCTGGTCAAGAAGACCCGCCTCGACGAGTACGACACGAACCGCCAGGGCGGCGTCATCGCCATCAAGCTCCGCGGCCAGGTCGCGGACGACACCGACGACGCCGAGCAGGGCGGTGCCGACGAGCTGGTCAGCGCGATGCTGGTCGACGAGGGCGACGACATCCTCCTGATCAGCCGCCTGGGGCAGTCGCTGCGCTTCTCCGCCACCGACAGCGCGTTGCGCCCCATGGGCCGGTCGACGTCGGGCGTGAAGGGTATGGACTTCCGCGAGGGCGACAGCCTGCTCTCGGCATCCGTCGCCAAGGACGACGAGTTCGTGTTCGTCGTGACCGAGGGAGGCTATGCCAAGCGCACCGCCGTCACCGAATACCGGATGCAGAATCGCGGCGGTCTGGGCATCAAGGTGGCCCGTCTGACCGATGACCGCGGGGTGCTCGCGGGCGGAATGATGGTGTCGGAGGGCGACGAGGTCCTCGTGGTTCTTGCCAGCGGCAAGGTGGTACGCTCTGCCGTGGCCGAGGTCCCCGCCAAGGGGCGCGACACCATGGGTGTCGTGTTCGCACGAGCCGGAGGTGATGACAGGATCATCGCCATCGCCCGCAACGCAGAGCGGAACCTGACCGAGACGACGGAGACGATCACGGAGCCCACCGCTTCTTCCGCGGATGAGGCCGACGCCTCCTCTTCCGAGACCCCCGAGGAAAGTACTGACGCATGA
- a CDS encoding NUDIX hydrolase has protein sequence MDMRVAAYAVVTDANDRVLLAHWIDGRRGAWTLPGGGLEDGEDPAQAVRREVREETGFRVVVDELLGIHSRVIPAEARLADGATGPLHALRIVYRARVVGGRLRFERDGSTDRAEWFTLAATRKLRRVQLVDVALRMAGILGS, from the coding sequence ATGGATATGCGCGTGGCCGCGTACGCCGTCGTGACCGACGCAAACGACCGCGTGCTGCTCGCCCACTGGATCGACGGACGACGGGGAGCGTGGACCCTGCCCGGCGGCGGCCTCGAGGACGGTGAAGACCCCGCCCAGGCGGTGCGCCGGGAGGTGCGCGAGGAGACGGGGTTCCGTGTCGTGGTCGACGAGCTGCTCGGCATCCACTCCCGGGTCATCCCCGCCGAGGCGCGGCTCGCCGACGGCGCCACAGGCCCTCTGCACGCGCTCCGGATCGTCTACCGGGCTCGCGTTGTGGGCGGTCGCCTGCGGTTCGAGAGGGACGGTTCGACCGATCGCGCGGAGTGGTTCACCCTCGCCGCGACCCGCAAGCTGCGGCGGGTTCAGCTCGTCGACGTGGCTCTGCGGATGGCCGGCATCCTCGGCTCGTGA
- a CDS encoding anthranilate synthase component II yields the protein MSPWRVVVVDNRDSFVHTLAGYVRDLGAETIMIAADDSGLPDLAVRDAQAILVSPGPGHPDDAGHSVAVVHAALGAGIPLLGVCLGHQAIATAFGGRVGHAPELLHGITSVIRHGGDGVFADLPDGFVATRYHSLSVDAESLPAELEVTARTDAGVVMGLRHRTAPIEGVQFHPESVLTEGGHVLLGRWLENAGLSGAAARGSRLHPRGVRRPNTPSA from the coding sequence GTGAGTCCCTGGCGCGTCGTCGTCGTCGACAATCGCGACAGCTTCGTCCACACGCTCGCCGGCTACGTCCGAGACCTCGGGGCCGAGACCATCATGATCGCGGCGGACGATTCCGGGCTGCCGGATCTCGCCGTGCGCGACGCACAGGCGATCCTCGTCTCACCCGGCCCCGGTCACCCCGACGACGCCGGACACTCGGTCGCCGTGGTGCACGCGGCGCTGGGTGCCGGCATCCCTCTCCTGGGAGTTTGTCTCGGACATCAGGCCATCGCGACGGCGTTCGGCGGACGCGTCGGACACGCGCCGGAACTGCTGCACGGGATCACGAGCGTCATCCGGCACGGGGGAGACGGGGTGTTCGCCGATCTTCCCGACGGCTTCGTCGCCACCCGCTACCACTCGCTCTCCGTCGACGCGGAGTCGCTCCCGGCGGAGCTGGAGGTGACGGCGCGGACCGACGCAGGAGTGGTGATGGGCCTCCGGCACCGGACCGCGCCGATCGAGGGCGTGCAATTCCACCCCGAGAGCGTGCTGACCGAGGGCGGACATGTGCTGCTCGGCCGCTGGCTCGAGAACGCCGGACTTTCGGGCGCCGCTGCACGCGGCTCCCGACTTCACCCGCGCGGTGTCAGGCGCCCGAACACACCGTCAGCGTGA
- a CDS encoding class E sortase, which yields MQTVDQPQTRRGSRRGRAPRRRVSVIGVIGDLLVTAGVLVLLFVVWQLWIGDAIIGAQFKDQGREISEQWATNPPPSAPLPTTTAPAQPAAPPTADPPALEQSKDAQIFGVVYIPRLGPDYHFPVAGGVSSSRTLDPIGLGHYPDSAMPGQVGNFAIAGHRGSHGAPFADLPSLRIGDAIVVETEGGWYTYRFRNIEYVRPDGVNVLLPTPQQPQIEATDRVITMTTCSPRYGFSERAIGYGVFESFTPRTDAGPPTSLTSGAA from the coding sequence GTGCAGACCGTCGACCAGCCGCAGACCCGCCGGGGATCACGGCGCGGTCGCGCTCCACGCCGGCGGGTGTCCGTGATCGGGGTCATCGGTGATCTGCTGGTCACCGCGGGCGTTCTCGTCCTGCTCTTCGTCGTCTGGCAGCTCTGGATCGGCGACGCCATCATCGGCGCGCAGTTCAAGGATCAGGGCAGAGAGATCAGCGAGCAGTGGGCCACCAATCCGCCGCCGTCGGCGCCCCTGCCCACGACGACCGCTCCCGCTCAACCGGCGGCACCCCCCACGGCCGACCCGCCCGCCCTCGAGCAATCGAAAGACGCGCAGATCTTCGGCGTCGTCTACATCCCGCGCCTCGGCCCTGACTACCATTTCCCGGTCGCCGGGGGAGTCAGCTCGTCCCGCACCCTCGATCCGATCGGCCTCGGTCACTACCCCGACTCCGCCATGCCCGGGCAGGTGGGCAATTTCGCCATCGCCGGCCACCGCGGCAGCCACGGGGCGCCGTTCGCGGACCTGCCGTCGTTGCGCATCGGCGATGCCATCGTCGTCGAGACCGAGGGCGGCTGGTACACCTACCGGTTCCGCAACATCGAATACGTGCGTCCCGACGGCGTGAACGTCCTGCTGCCAACGCCCCAGCAGCCGCAGATCGAGGCGACGGACCGCGTCATCACGATGACCACCTGCAGCCCGCGCTACGGCTTCTCGGAGAGAGCGATCGGCTACGGCGTGTTCGAGTCCTTCACCCCGCGGACCGACGCCGGTCCGCCGACGTCTCTGACCTCTGGAGCAGCCTGA
- a CDS encoding peptidylprolyl isomerase, giving the protein MANHTAVATLHTNHGDIVVNLFGDHAPRTVRNFVGLSDGTQEWTNPATGAKGEGPLYKDVIFHRIIPNFMIQGGDPLGQGIGGPGYNFNDEISPELDFTQPYKLAMANAGLRRNAITGQAEGTNGSQFFITTDPTPWLQGKHTIFGEVADDASKAVVDKIASVPTAAGDRPIEPVVLQSVDVVSV; this is encoded by the coding sequence ATGGCCAACCACACCGCCGTCGCGACCCTGCACACCAACCACGGCGACATCGTCGTCAACCTGTTCGGAGACCACGCTCCGCGTACCGTCCGTAACTTCGTCGGGCTCTCCGACGGAACCCAGGAGTGGACGAACCCGGCTACGGGCGCCAAGGGTGAGGGTCCTCTGTACAAGGACGTCATCTTCCACCGCATCATCCCCAACTTCATGATCCAGGGCGGCGACCCCCTCGGTCAGGGCATCGGTGGCCCCGGATACAACTTCAACGACGAGATCAGCCCCGAGCTCGACTTCACCCAGCCCTACAAGCTGGCCATGGCCAACGCTGGTCTGCGCCGCAACGCCATCACCGGCCAGGCCGAGGGCACCAACGGCTCGCAGTTCTTCATCACGACCGACCCGACCCCGTGGCTCCAGGGCAAGCACACGATCTTCGGCGAGGTCGCCGACGACGCGTCCAAGGCCGTCGTCGACAAGATCGCCTCCGTCCCCACCGCCGCGGGCGACCGTCCGATCGAGCCCGTCGTGCTCCAGTCGGTCGACGTCGTCTCGGTCTGA
- a CDS encoding aminoacyl-tRNA deacylase, whose amino-acid sequence MSDPTIRVREAARERGLSVDVRERPAASSLDEAAELLGIPSASIVKTLVVKRSDDTYLFALVPGDRAISWPKLRAVVGVNKLRLPEPELALAATGYERGTIVPIGSSTDWPVYADERIVGSRIAMGAGAHGYSLFVDADDLIAAYGATVADITAERA is encoded by the coding sequence GTGAGCGATCCCACCATCAGAGTCAGAGAGGCCGCGCGAGAGCGCGGCCTCTCCGTCGATGTGCGCGAGCGTCCCGCGGCGTCGAGCCTCGACGAGGCGGCCGAGTTGCTCGGCATCCCCTCTGCCTCGATCGTGAAGACGCTGGTCGTCAAGCGTTCGGACGACACCTATCTGTTCGCGCTGGTCCCGGGCGATCGCGCCATCTCGTGGCCGAAGCTGCGCGCGGTGGTCGGCGTGAACAAGCTGCGGCTGCCCGAGCCCGAGCTGGCCCTCGCCGCGACGGGTTATGAACGGGGCACCATCGTTCCGATCGGCAGCTCGACCGACTGGCCCGTGTACGCCGACGAACGCATCGTCGGGTCGCGGATCGCCATGGGCGCGGGAGCGCACGGATACAGCTTGTTCGTCGACGCGGACGATCTGATAGCCGCCTACGGCGCGACGGTCGCCGACATCACCGCAGAACGCGCCTGA